The Lonchura striata isolate bLonStr1 chromosome 13, bLonStr1.mat, whole genome shotgun sequence DNA window GGATCTTTAAATAGCTGAGAGGAAAATTCTAAAATTAACATTAATTACagtaatctcatttttaactcGAGCTAGTCACAAAGCTTGGTAAATTCTAGCACACTGCTAATTAACTGCATATATTGAttgcatattttttattaaacttCTCCTTCTTTAGAAACCAAAACATCTTACGAGCTCTGTTTTACTCATATGGAAATTGGTTTTTCACTCTTATTGCAGATATATTTTGTGGCAAATGAGACCAAAATTATGCAGAAGGAGAGGCTTTGTTACCATTTTGCACAAAAGACCTCTAACTTTTTTTGGCATTATTTCCAAGCTTCTCAGTGACTTTTACAAATTATGCACTTCAGTTGAGCTGAATTTGGCTTTTAAATGatgtagaaaaaaagaaaggttaaGACTTTCTCAAAACAAGCCACCATTAGGTTCTGATTAGCTTAAAAAAGTTGAAAGACTTAAGCCCTGTTCCCTTTTCAGAAATAAACTTAAAGTAAGATATTTATCCAAGGGTACCTAAACCCCCTTAAAATCTCTCTAATTTTGAGTACACACTTTTTCTGAGTCTGATTTATCTGTGTCTctgaattcaaaataaaatctgtagaAGATGAGATGATTCAACAGTTCTTGAAAATCAGGCTTTTGGTATCAAAACTAGGAAAAAAGTTAGATCAATCTTTGCAAACTATAATCTAAACTTTTGGGACCATGCCTTCATGTGCTATCAAGAGGAGATGACAGTATTATAGATAAAAGTCTTTGTATTTATTACAAACAGTATTCTGCACAAAAGCTACCTTAAAATATGTGGATGCAAAAGAAATCCTCTGATATTCCACCTCCATCCAATGAAGGGGGGACAGGCTTGACCTGGGGAGAATTAAATAAACGCTGTGAGGATGCAGGAGGCCAGGTTTTAGAGCAGAAATGTATTACTtcatgcaaataaatatttgccatGGCATTTGTTAGGTGTGGCAGCTCCACAGTAACTCCCTGCCCCAGCGAGGATTTGAACAGTTTGAGTAAGTTCCTATGTGGAAGAAGGGTCATTTGTGCGTCCATGGAGCTCAGGGACATGGAGCCTGCAACACCTGGCACCTCAGTGTACCCACCAGGGCACAGATGAACATCCTCCATTGCAAAGTGCTGGTTTGCAAAATAACAgtgtttaattaaaaacagtTACAACGCCATTTGCAACTGCCGACTCTAATTATTTTACATAGAGAAGGAGTTCATTCTGGTCTTAACTAGGGGAAGGCATAAACATCTACtaataggaagaaacaaagtTTAATTTGCTCACGGATCAGCGAAGTCCAAAAATGTGAATTCTTTTTGGGTGGACTCTGCCCTTTCTTGGAACTTAAGATTCAGAAGCGAGGGCCAGCAGAGCTTAGAAAGACAACCCTCACAATCTGTATCCACTTCTGGCTTCACTGACTGCTGCCCCTCTAATAAACTACCCAGAAACTGAATACCTCAATAAATAAAAAGGGATCTCATAAGAGGtaagtttattttcttaaaaaacccCTCCAAAGAAAGATACCAAAACCCTGGTTTCTTTATCATGGTAAAGGTCATGGACAATAATGTAAGCAACATTCTCTAGGAGAAATGTTCTAAAATGTGTGCATATAAAGCTAAAATATCACCTGCTAAACAGGGGCAGTTAAAGGGCAAAACAGTGATATGCAATTTCAATTCTTGTACCTTTCACTCTTCAGGAGAAGCTTCACTTCACTATAAAATAGATTCTTTTGTTTAGGTACAATAGTAGATATAAATTTAGAACTGGCACTTCTTGTTGGAAGTCGTGCTTTTAGAtacttaaatttatttaaaagtattGCAAGTGCAAAGGAAGCAAAAGTTCAGTCTAATAATCAATAGATTCTGCTTTAAGGGAGTAAGATTACAGCTCTTTaaaaagaacttaaaaaaattacagattcTGGGTTGTGCAACCCAGAAGTCCATGTGCTGATGTATTAGGATAAAGAAGATAACACATTTTCAAAAGTGGAATTGCTGATACTGTGTATAGTCCTGGTAAGGAATAGTTTTGTATGAACATCTTCATTTGCACCTTTAATATTCTTCTGCTAATGTTTTTCTCTACATAAATCATAACCACATTTGTGGGACAACCTAGTCAGTACCTGCCTTTTCATCTGGTCTGCTCACATTTCAAAAGAACAGTGACTTTCATCTCCTGCAGTCCAGATCTAGTGCTGATCAAGCATATTACGGAGctgcagaaagaaacaaataacACAAACTTGAGAACTGGCTTTATACTGGTGTGATCTATTTAGCATTCACAGTCAGAGTGATAGGATCAGATATGCTCAGATTCTGCAAATCAAAAGTGCCATGACTTTTATGTTACAGTTAATAAATACTACCTTGAACATATCCTCCAACAATAAGCACATCACTGGAAGTTAAATTCCTCTCTGTAGCAGGTAATGTGTAGTTTTTGCTGGTGCTCTCCATTAACTTGGGACAGTGAATGGTGTAGAGCTGCTTCCACACCATGAATATGCACAGCATGAATCTGCCACTGAGAATCATCTCGAGAAATTCTAGTTTGCAGTAAACATTCAATAGTTCACTGCTGAGTTAAAGAATTGGTGAGTTTTGAGAAAGCTGAGGATGAGAAAAAGTAAAGCAGCCCCTGTTCATTTTCAGGGTGGCCTGTGAGACACAGGGCACAGGAGGGAATGGAGGTGTGCTCCTTGTCTTTTAGGCCACTCACTGCCCTCCATTCAGATCCATTATTCCAACACCAAAATGAGTTTCTACAACACTCTGAGCAGATACAAGACTCTCAGAGTTTTTTCAGTTATAATTATCTGAATAAAGCTTGTTACTTTACTTTTCATGTTGTAAGTGGTGGAAGAGCAACATGTACTGAACGAGAGATTCATTTACTGTCACGTCCATCAGTGGCAGACTCATGAAAAGAACGTGAATCCTGGCTCAGAACATCTTCCCTCCCACTGGCAGATGACACTGCCTCCCCCAGTGACTGCCTCAGTCCTGTCACTGAGCAGTGGCTTCGGACCATTTCTCATGAACCCTTGTACACACTCCCCAGCAAGATCTTACATTTCTTCTTAACCCTGCTGTTACAATGCAAATACAACAAATCCTCATCTCCCAGCCGCCTCGTATGAAACTGAAATGGCATCAGCTGTTTGCCAGAGGGATGACTCTAAGACAAAAGCAAACCCTCATGTGCACTGCTCTTTGCTCAGGGAACCATTTGATAGGAATGCTTGTTTCCTTTAAAAGCTGTTCTGATGAGGTTCAGTAGATTAAAGAATCTTtgctggcagagccagggcagcttCTCACAGTGTCATAAATCACTGAtgtaaagaaaccaaaacacaaTTCCTTCCTTTACAGGTGAGATGAACCTTGAAGAGTATTTTGCAAGAACTGGCTATAAAGGCTCCACTGAAAAACAAGATTTGGAAACCTTAACCGATATATTCCAGCATCACATCCGTGCCGTTCCCTTCGAAAACCTCAGCATCCACTGTGGGGAGAAAATTACTTTGGAGTTGGAACACGTTTACAACAAGATTGTGCGGAGGAAGCGGGGTGGCTGGTGCATGGAGAACAaccagctgctgggctgggtgctGAGGGGCCTGGGGTATGAGACCAGCTTCCTGGGAGCCTACGTGTTCAACCCCCACCAGAACGCCTACGCCACCCTCATGACCCACCTGGTGGTAAAGGTCGTCATCGATGGCAAAGCCTACGTCGTTGATGGAGGCTTCGGGGTGTCCTACCAGATGTGGCAGCCCATGGAGCTCGTGTCAGGGAAAGACCAGCCCCAGGCTCCCGGCGTTTTCCGCTTCACAGAGAAAAACGGTGTCTGGTACCTGGAGAAAATGAGACGGAAACAATACATCCCCAATCAGAGCTTCTCCAACTCTGATCTGCTGGAGAAAAAAGAGTGTCGCAAAGTTTATATGTTCAGCCTTGAGCCACGGACAGTGGAAGATTTCCGCTTCCAGTGCACATACCTCCAGACATCTCCAGATTCCCTCTTCACAAAGAAGTCCATCTGCACCCTCCAGACAACCGATGGATTCCGAGCGCTAATTGGGTGGACGCTCACTGAGACCACGTACAACTACAAGGAAAACATGGATCTGGTGGAATTTGTAACTCTTGAAGATGAAGAGgtggaaaaaaccctcaaagaGAAATTTAACATCACCCTAGAGAGAAAACTTGTCCCCATTAATGTTAAAGGATCTTACACAATCTAGATGGCCAGGTAAACCTACAGTAATGCTATGTGTGTACAGCAGCTTCCACTGTCTGTGCAATCCCTACTGCAAGGTTATGGGATTCTTTTCCAGGTGACTGAAGGATATATACATTAGTATGAGATTAATGTGAATTTCACTTtggaaaaaatcaggaatttaAGACTCTTGAGTTGGTTAGGTAAAATTATTTGCTGGGAGATGACTGCTGTTCAATTTTTGGCACAAATGTAGGATTTGATTTGAATCTGGTTATAAGCTTGGGTAAGAAATatgtttggggaattttggacTGCCTGTAGCACATAAGTATGGATTATTAATTGTGATATGCTGCCAACACACTTTCTAAGGTTATTATAGGGAGACAAGTAATCTGTGAGCATTTAGACAATGAAGTACACatttaaaacttcatttttcataAGATCCAACCACTCACAGCTCATCTAATTCCTCTTCCTTTAATATGAGTAAAACACTGTCATATTGGAAAGGAGCATTAAGAGGCATAATTCTTTCACCATCATCCTTAGACAAACCATAGTACAAAATGAAAATCATCACCATGTGCATCCCTCCAGTCATTACTCCAGTAAACTGCCCCAAGTAATTTTTGGTATGAAGCTATTCTTCTGGTGATGaaaattctatatattgcaGTGGCTGATGGGCTCTAAGGACATAACTACTAAGCTTTGTTTCTGAGATATAATCATCCTATGAACTATGACTGGTACTTAAATGTCACAGGTGGCTTAGATTTACTTTTGTCACAAAAGGGGTGGAAATTCTGTACTTTTAGGACTGCATTATATTTGTATATGAAGCTAAGCCCACTATACTCTTAATTTTGTTCTGCAAACGTGAGTATCCATATGGCTGTCCTGAATGGGTACCCCTTAGCACAGGAGCTGTAGTGCCATTAGTATTTGTTCATCTCTatcaaagtgaaaaaaacaacccaaggAGACACCCAAATCTAAAggaaaccttttcttttttcacaatCGTGTTTCCTAATTTTCCAGAAAATGCTCTTCCTTCTACCATGGTTCTCTGAAAAAGCCCAGCCAAGGAAACCACTAAGAAAGGGGAAACATTCTTAAATGCAtcaaaaaaatagcagaaacaTTGAAAAACACTCTTTCTCCCCAGTCTGTAATAAGCCTGAGTATCAGTCAAATGTTGATTCCTCCCACAGTCTTTTTGCTCAAAGACATCATCTGATCATTAATCTCAGAAATGCTGTAAGTGTAtacctgaaaataaataaaaggaaaataaagacattATAAGTTGTTTTAGgtacagctgtccccagcagcactgaCTCCTACACACCCCATCTGTGAGGGCTGCTCACTCATGCTGATCTGTTGGCCAACcctgcccacctcaaacttcttaGGATCACAGgatcactgaggttggaaaagccctttaAGATCATAGAGTTCAACAATCAGCCCAACATCACAACCATGTTCACCGTTAAACTGTCCTCAGGTGCcacttccagggatagtgaCTCCATCACTGTCCTTGGAAGTCTTCCAGTCCTTTCCAACCCTGTGAAAACATTTTCCTAGTATCTAATCAAAATCTTCCCTGGCATAATTGGAGGCCATTTCCTGACATCCAGTCACTTGTTACCTGTTCCGTGGAACCTGTTACCTGACACTTCTGGACCTACACAGGCCAGTATCACAGGCAGTGTTGGAGATGGTGAGTTCTTACAGGTTTGTAGGATGAAGAGGTCATAGGCTGAAGATGGTCactgaagaggaggcccaggaGGTGCTTGGCTTGGCATCCAGCAGCTCTGGTTTTATTCTGGTGTGTGCCAGCCCTTTGTGTGACCGGCTGTGGTGGCAGCTCGTGGCCTCGGTACACAGACAGTTACAGGGATGAGACACTGAGAGCCACGCAAGAGGTGACACGGGACACTGAAAGATCTTACTGAGGCCAGaacacagcttttcttttaataatgtAATTATGGAATTTGTTCAGTAATTTGTGTTTAGTTATTCCCTCGTAATAATGTCCCATTAAGGGTTTTTACCCCTTTTTAATAATTGATCACAGCAAGGTGCTCCTCAGGTCCTCAGGGAACATTATGAGCTTCGAAACACTGACCACCTCCATTCTATCTGATGGGATTCTCATTTACCCAGCTCACCAAACCACATTTCTCTGTGCCAGCAACCACAGCTGTTTTCTTGAGGACAGCCATTAACAGTGTGGTTATTTTGCCTCCCAGTTTCCCTAGAGGTTTTCCTGCTGTTGCTCCCAGGTAAAATTGCTTGGATTTTGGTATGCAAGAGTGTCTTGGGGATCAATGGGCTCTTATCAGCATTTAACTGAACCTGCAGTGATGGGACTCATCCAGCTACCCCTTCTACTGTTTGGTTCTTACCAAAGATCTACAGAGCTGCTGGTGATTGAGGTTCCAACCATCTCCCTGACTCCCATCTGTTAATTTCTCATCTTCATGTGACAATTACAAGCAGGTCCTCACTGAGAGACATGAAATCACACAAAGAAATGTCAACACATACAGCTAAGAAACAGTTTCACAGTTTAACTAAAGCTCCCCGAAAGCTGATGAAAACAGGTTATTGAGGTGTGAATGCCAGGCCTGAAATCCCTCAGAGGTTTGAGATGAGAATGGtgtaaaaccaaacaacccTGAGGCCTCATGCTGGGGTTCCATTAGCAAGGCAGTATTGTGGAAGCTGATGTTCTCCCagcctgaaaagaaaacaaaccaccaagTCCTTGAAGCATCAGCTCTCACAGAAACTTGGATTCATGTGGTAAGGAACTGTGGGATGGCTGCCATCCTTCCCTACCACAATGCTTTATTAGCATTCTCAAAGAAGGCTTTAATGAGAGCCTAAGTGATTTTGCAGTTTTAGTTGTGGACTATTGTTCaaatgaagcaaaacaaaaatggtGAGAAACCACCCCCTCCGCCCCCAGACTCATCCAATTCCAAATACAATTTAAAAGTATGGAATTCCAATAAAGAGAAAGACAAACAATTTCTTTTAAAGTCTGAATGCTGAATGAAGTCCCAGaaccccagcccagctgcctgttACACACACAGGCAATGGCCAATGGCAACGACAGCCACTCATGGTTGTAGCATTGCATAATGGAGAGTCTCATTAGAGAACAAGTCACAGAGCACAAGAAACATGGTTCAAACTCCACAGCATCATTGAACATCCTGCCCCTCCCCAAGAACCAAAGTTTAATCAGCTCAAGCATTACTAAATTCACACTGGATAGCTCACTTCAGTTGGACTCTGGTCCTGGACATGTTAAGATCCAATAGTAAGCAAAATAGAAGTAAAAGAGAAACATCAGCAAGAAAAAGTTGTTCAATACTCCCATATTTTAAGGCCCAGTAGTTATTACAAAATAAGCACCATCAGCCTGCCAAAGGAAGGGACTTCACATGACAAGGGACAGACATACGTGAGCTATCAGTGAGCACCACCTAAAACCACACTTCAGGGTCACAGGCATGAACACTTCTGCTGTCTGGTAACAATTTACCAGTTTGCAGATAgcaattttctttaataaaaacattactTACCCAACTTGCTTTTTCAAAGAAGTGCTTCATTTAGAAACATGACCACATGGGCAAGTTCTATAGCTTAGGAGCTTGCACATAAAATGTACTGGCGTCCGTGTCAGAGCTAAGAAAGCCTGAATCAATGCAGGTTTCTTTACAAATATTTCACTGCTACGCTTACACCTCTGTCAAGAGTAGTTCAAGCACAGATTTTATACAGAAGAATGTTTCTACCTCAGATAGGAAGCTTGAGTTGGACTTAAATCCATCCATAAATGTATTTATACCATTGGAAATGCAGACAGGTATTTCAGAACATCCCACCATGTCTGCTTGTAACTATACTTAAAGTACATACAGGGTtgagtttgggtttgttttgctcACAATAACACACTCTGGATGGTACTTTTAAAGTCACATTTTGCAAATGCCTCATGAATAAAAGATTGTGCTAAAAATAAGTAGCTGGTCTTACTGTAGCACTGAGTCACCAGTTGAATGTGAACAGCAAAGCTCCCAGATTTAAAGACAATAAACTAAAATCTACCTTTCCTTCACAGCTGGCATTGGGTATATTTAGGAAACAGAGCCAACCTTCCTCTGTCCTAATTCCAAAATCATGGATTTTCTAGGAAGCTCTTTTTAGCTTCTCATGTGCTTATCCATGCACCATGCCACTGTCATGCCCAGCTATCCTTCAGGAAATGACATGAAATTAAGGAGGCAGAATGCCCTTTGATGAGAATTACTCCCCACTGGACTGAACAGAACCCTGCAATGCAGGAGAGCTCTCTGCAGAACACTGACAAAGGAAGACGCCACATAGAATTAATCTCAGCCACTGCTGTTATCAAAATAACCCAAAAGCTTCTTTACATGGCACCACTGGACACGCCCCCAACCCCCAGTCTCTCAGGACATGCAATTGCAGTGACATCTCCTGGTTGCTGGTGGCTTACCAGAACACACCCTTCCCCTCACTTATTCAGCACAGCTATGCAGAAATTCACTCTCCATTCAAGAAATGCAGAGGAATAATTTTCTTACTAataagcaagaagaaaaatgggaTGTATTCCAAGTTTTTCTTGTGATGACCAACAATAAATCATTTCATAGCTCAGGTCACATCTTCCATGGGAAGAAAAATGTCTTGCCATCATTAAGTCCTTTTCAGCTAACAGTAATATATGATCAGGTTTTAAGTAATTGAACCAGTAGCATTTAATTAGCTCCGAAAAACTATCTCAGATCATGAATCACAGCCTTCCTCCCTGCAAAAAGTCCCCATACTAGGTTAGAAGTATATTTCTCTTTCCATGTGTGATCTATCTTGAATATCTAATTAGGTGCTCCTGATATATGGATCATAGTTCACATATCACATGCAAAATACAGCAGACACGGTGTGTCCTTCTTTAAATAATTGAGTTTCACATCGTGCTTCCCTAAGCTGttaaaaaaagaccaaaaaaaaaagccttgtgCCTATGGCAAAATGGCCACTCCTCACGTCAATTAACAAATTCCTTTCTGCAGAGAGCCAGCATTAAGGATGAGAAGCTTGGACCTCCTGAGGAAATGTAGCAATAGCAATATTTCTTGTTGAAAGGCCATGCACAGAGAACTGCTATGATTTTAGATAagaacacactgatgtttttcaAAAGACCCAGAGCACCAACTGACCAAAGAGAATCGTGTTTCTATCCTAACACTACTTCAAGATGTCTCCATCACATGCTAAATAAATTAATGCACTCAGCTAAATGTTGGGGGACAGCTGTGGCCAGCACAAAACAGGATCTCTCCTCGTATCAGACTgtattaaacatattttttttacactAAATAAGCTAATCCACAATCATTAACACAAAACCCCATagtttttattctgctttcaAGTATGTTCCAGAAACTGTTATTATGCTTTTATGATAAGACTTACATAATTATAAGATTGGATTTTTTTGCTGAAAAAGAGGCAAAATTAGCAAATTTCTTCTGGAAGGCAGAAACTAAGACTCACAATCTGCTCAGATGTCAAACTGTAACCGTCGCCCAATATTTGGCTTGCTATATAAAAAAAGTTTCACTACAAAATcctctatttttaaataaactttataaaaaataaaattcaataaaGTGGATTTTATCTCTCTGTTCTTCTCCCATCTTATTTTTATCACAGTAAAAAAGCTCACAAACCAAGCATGTTTCTGCTGACTTTTTTCAATTTGAAGAGAGTGCATGTTTCGTTCTCATAACAAAGCAAGCAGTGAATGCTGAACTGCCTTACTGAATTGGACACAGCTCATCTTTACTCCAAATACTTCTTTCAGATGCTATCCTAAATTGTAAATAATGTTGCTTTCGATTGCATGCAACACTCAATTTAACTATGTAGAACATTTAAAGAGACTGATGGGATGAGTGCCCCACTCATGAAAAGCTGCTGAGAGAGGAAAGGATGTACAACATCCATTATATAAACACCCACTTTGGAAAGTGTCTGTCCTGTGGATGGTAGAAATTTCAATGAGAATAGAACAGATTTACAAATCCACCCTTTACATTAAATagcaaaaactccaaacaatcTCCAGTTCTTGGTACTCTGTTTGGTAGGCGTTAGGTAATAAGCTCCACTTGTGCAGATGACATTAATCCTGAGGTTTTAAGAACATTTTCTTAGCTCTTTTACTAGGTCTTATGTTACTATTTCCCTCTTCaacttcatcatcttcatcatcatcctTGAGTACACGTTGGTCCCTTTTTCTCAAAAATTTCTTCCCTATTGTTCCCACTAATGTTTCATATCTGtagagagaattaaaaaaaatatagcttttactaaaatcagaggaaaaatCGTGGCGCATATCCTAAACATAATCAACAATTCAAGTGGTATAAAAACCTGGTCATTAAAAGCTTGGAGAAGCACAAGTACTGCATGACTTATTACATTATTATTCACTCTGATAGTTTCAATTTGTTAGCAACTGGTAACAAGAAGGGAATTAGCATGGAATACCTGGATATCAAAGGGCAGAAAACCCCTACAAGTGATGGAGAATTTACCCCCAAATGTGACAGAGATTCAAGTGAATATATACCAGCATTCCTGGAAAATCAATCTGGTACAGTTCCATAGCtattgtagtttttttttttgttttgtttgtttcctttttgggttttatttctccACACATGCAGTAACGTATATTCCTAGCTAGTACTGATTATGTCATAAAAGGTAACTTACCTTCTGGCCATTTCTTCATCTGACACATCAGCCTCCATTTTATCATCCTCTTCAATTTCTTCCTCCTTGCACTTAGAGTTCATTTTAATCATTaacttctgaaaatgaaatgagaaataGCTTAAGCATGTAACCATGACACAATGGCAACAGTGCTGAAATTCACTGGTAGAAGAGCATAAGAGGTAAGAATCAAATTTAGTAATTACTTTCTGTTCCTGGTTAGGCTAGAGCCATCATTATGAAAGCTCATGAAGAAAAGGCAACAGAGACAgtgttttcagtgttttgtaCTACTCAAACACCCTAAAGGACACTCCAAACATCTCCAGGAGATCAGAGAGTTAGatcataattaatttttcattgtgATGTTAGCACACAGACCTTGAAATAGTtttgttaaaaagaaagaatatctTCAAGGATTTACAGTAAAAGCCATGAAACAATCATATGCTGAGTCACAGGGACAATCAAGTTCAAAGTAACTAAAAGAATCCTCTAGTAAATTACCTTATATAGCCTTCTGCCAATCTCTTAGTCTTTACACCTTCATCCTCCTGCTTCAGGTTCAGTGGTAACCTCTTTATTACTGTCCCTGTGTACTTCTATCAGTGTGAATCAtggcagaaagaaattaaagactCTTGCCcagcatttttaatttggaaCTCTAAGTGTTGAACAAATAGGGTTGAATGTTTGTAGATTGGACTCTGCATTCTATGTCAGGAGGAAAAGTGAGCTTTCGTTTTGGTGAGCAGCATGTGGGATGGTTTCCTCACTTCAGGGAGGGAAAATCTGCAGGAGTCATGCAATTACTGACCAACAACACAGGGTGGTAAAAAGATTCTATTTACCAGGTGCTGCATTGATCAACATTTAGGGTTGGATGATGGAGTTTCTGGACATGGGAGGATTTATGGAAGGTGCTGCAAAGGCCAATAAGACTGCAGTGTGAACACTCAAATCCCGAAACCCAAGGGCTTCAATCTTAATGTGAAACAACCTCAGACCAGGACACTGAAATGGTACCTCAATTTCTGGATTGAATCCTTTGAAGGACATTCTACCATAAACGAGATCCTCACATCGCAGAAAGCTCCTCTCTTCTATTATACAGCTCCTGCAcgaaaccccaaacccagcattTTGTCAAACCATGCACTTTAAAATAACCAAGTTAAataaatggaaaagggatgtgctttcccccccccaccccccccaaataaaa harbors:
- the LOC110476356 gene encoding arylamine N-acetyltransferase, pineal gland isozyme NAT-10, whose product is MNLEEYFARTGYKGSTEKQDLETLTDIFQHHIRAVPFENLSIHCGEKITLELEHVYNKIVRRKRGGWCMENNQLLGWVLRGLGYETSFLGAYVFNPHQNAYATLMTHLVVKVVIDGKAYVVDGGFGVSYQMWQPMELVSGKDQPQAPGVFRFTEKNGVWYLEKMRRKQYIPNQSFSNSDLLEKKECRKVYMFSLEPRTVEDFRFQCTYLQTSPDSLFTKKSICTLQTTDGFRALIGWTLTETTYNYKENMDLVEFVTLEDEEVEKTLKEKFNITLERKLVPINVKGSYTI
- the MPHOSPH6 gene encoding M-phase phosphoprotein 6; this translates as MAGEVKTKLSKNLLRMKFMQRGLDSQTKKQLEEEEKKIISEEHWYLDVPDLKEKESCIIEERSFLRCEDLVYGRMSFKGFNPEIEKLMIKMNSKCKEEEIEEDDKMEADVSDEEMARRYETLVGTIGKKFLRKRDQRVLKDDDEDDEVEEGNSNIRPSKRAKKMFLKPQD